In a genomic window of Streptomyces roseoviridis:
- a CDS encoding squalene/phytoene synthase family protein, translated as MWKRALDRAGVGAPRLRRDYTEQRRAVRRFAPAEYAAARLLLPAGLLPHVVAAVAFMHETDDRIDRGAADERAAALAEWDALVRKAFAEGDSELPVLRCLTRTAERHPEVRGHVTDFLRGCAYEVAWRTIADDGELDRYVREYALPALMLTAGLLAPAAPSAREAFTAHCHVLIRAMQRLDFLEDLAEDVRAGRPGVPADAVARHGADLTRPGPELGRLVAEQADRAAADLVAAAPLVGVAAPAYRPFVRALTGVQRLRLDAVRRAGPALAARGSGPSAPRAAVLLLGETARARRGPRTG; from the coding sequence ATGTGGAAGCGGGCCCTCGACCGGGCCGGGGTCGGCGCGCCCCGCCTGCGACGGGACTACACGGAACAGCGGCGGGCGGTGCGGCGGTTCGCGCCGGCCGAGTACGCGGCGGCGCGGCTGCTGCTGCCCGCCGGGCTGCTGCCGCACGTCGTGGCCGCGGTCGCCTTCATGCACGAGACGGACGACCGGATCGACCGGGGCGCCGCCGACGAGCGGGCGGCCGCGCTCGCGGAGTGGGACGCGCTCGTACGAAAGGCGTTCGCCGAGGGCGACTCGGAGCTTCCGGTGCTGCGCTGCCTGACGCGCACCGCCGAGCGGCATCCGGAGGTGCGCGGGCACGTGACGGACTTCCTGCGGGGCTGCGCGTACGAGGTGGCGTGGCGGACGATCGCGGACGACGGCGAACTGGATCGGTACGTGCGGGAGTACGCGCTGCCCGCGCTGATGCTGACCGCCGGTCTGCTCGCCCCCGCCGCCCCGTCGGCGCGGGAGGCGTTCACCGCCCACTGTCATGTGCTCATCCGCGCCATGCAGCGCCTCGACTTCCTGGAGGACCTGGCCGAGGACGTGCGCGCGGGCCGGCCCGGCGTCCCGGCCGACGCGGTGGCGCGCCACGGCGCCGACCTGACCCGGCCGGGGCCGGAGCTCGGCCGGCTCGTGGCGGAGCAGGCGGACCGGGCGGCGGCGGACCTGGTGGCGGCGGCGCCGCTCGTGGGCGTGGCCGCTCCGGCGTACCGGCCCTTCGTCCGCGCCCTCACCGGGGTCCAGCGCCTCCGCCTGGACGCGGTGCGCCGGGCCGGGCCGGCGCTGGCGGCCCGGGGGTCGGGACCGTCGGCGCCGCGGGCGGCCGTCCTGCTGCTCGGCGAGACGGCACGGGCCCGGCGCGGTCCGCGGACCGGGTGA
- a CDS encoding thioredoxin family protein: MIRAEGVAEVTDADFEAEVLGAGLPVLLEFTADWCGPCRQLAPVLSAIAREEAGRLKVVQIDADTNPETVTRYGVLSMPTLMVFRSGEPVRSMVGARPKRRLLEELADVLEPARA, translated from the coding sequence ATGATCCGAGCGGAAGGCGTGGCCGAGGTCACGGACGCCGACTTCGAGGCGGAGGTGCTCGGTGCCGGACTGCCGGTCCTCCTGGAGTTCACCGCGGACTGGTGCGGCCCCTGCCGTCAGCTGGCCCCGGTCCTGAGCGCGATCGCCCGGGAGGAGGCCGGTCGGCTGAAGGTCGTCCAGATCGACGCGGACACCAACCCGGAGACGGTCACCCGGTACGGCGTCCTGTCGATGCCGACCCTGATGGTGTTCCGCTCCGGCGAACCCGTCCGGTCGATGGTCGGCGCCCGCCCCAAGCGCCGCCTCCTGGAGGAGCTCGCGGACGTCCTGGAGCCGGCGCGGGCGTAG
- a CDS encoding MerR family transcriptional regulator, with translation MRIGELAERAGTTTRTLRYYESRGLLTARRTENGYRTYDEDDLRLLQQIRTLQDFGFELEETRPFVECLRAGHPAGDACPASIAVYRRKLAELDGLIEQLQNVRAQVGAQLLRAEAELPGGPEPRCELGHEHPTGREAASGPMTTRGRGR, from the coding sequence ATGAGAATCGGCGAGCTGGCCGAGCGGGCGGGCACGACCACGCGGACTCTGCGCTACTACGAGTCCCGGGGCCTGCTGACCGCACGGCGCACGGAGAACGGCTACCGCACCTACGACGAGGACGACCTGCGGCTCCTCCAGCAGATCCGGACCCTCCAGGACTTCGGGTTCGAACTGGAGGAGACCCGGCCGTTCGTGGAGTGCCTGCGCGCCGGCCACCCGGCCGGCGACGCGTGCCCCGCGTCGATCGCCGTCTACCGGCGCAAGCTCGCCGAGCTCGACGGGCTCATCGAACAGCTCCAGAACGTGCGCGCCCAGGTCGGCGCGCAGCTGCTGCGGGCCGAGGCGGAACTGCCGGGCGGCCCCGAGCCGCGCTGCGAGCTGGGCCACGAACACCCCACCGGACGCGAGGCCGCGTCCGGGCCCATGACGACGAGAGGACGAGGACGATGA
- a CDS encoding nitroreductase/quinone reductase family protein gives MPLDFNTQIIDEFRTRAGRLGGPFEGWVLLLLTTTGARTGKPHTTPLGFVRDVGPDGSGGSGEPDGERLLVVGSAGGSDRHPDWYRNILANPEVTVEIPDARADGGIATWQATAVAATGTERDELFAKVVSVAPGYADYQKATDRILPVVALYRNPVADYTPPTRLDALADELLAVHDWLRGELAALREGLGARPADAPGLTVRLRRHCLAFCSALAVHHRGEDAGLFPYLAREHPGKAGALDRLAAEHATVARVLDELQALLARLDEADPAALREEFDRLARELEEHFAYEEEQVLPLLRDPA, from the coding sequence GTGCCTCTCGACTTCAACACACAGATCATCGACGAGTTCCGCACCCGCGCCGGCCGCCTCGGCGGCCCCTTCGAGGGATGGGTGCTCCTCCTTCTCACCACCACCGGCGCCAGGACCGGGAAACCCCACACCACCCCGCTCGGCTTCGTCCGCGACGTCGGTCCGGACGGCTCGGGCGGCTCGGGTGAGCCGGACGGCGAGCGGCTGCTCGTGGTCGGCTCCGCGGGCGGCTCGGACCGGCATCCCGACTGGTACCGCAACATCCTGGCGAACCCCGAGGTCACCGTGGAGATCCCGGACGCCCGCGCCGACGGCGGCATCGCCACCTGGCAGGCCACCGCCGTCGCCGCCACCGGGACCGAGCGCGACGAACTCTTCGCCAAGGTCGTGTCCGTCGCCCCCGGCTACGCCGACTACCAGAAGGCCACCGACCGGATCCTGCCCGTCGTCGCCCTCTACCGGAACCCGGTCGCCGACTACACCCCGCCGACCCGGCTCGACGCCCTCGCCGACGAGCTGCTCGCGGTCCACGACTGGCTGCGGGGCGAGCTCGCCGCCCTGCGCGAGGGCCTCGGCGCCCGGCCCGCCGACGCCCCCGGCCTCACCGTGCGGCTGCGGCGGCACTGCCTCGCCTTCTGCTCGGCCCTCGCCGTCCACCACCGAGGTGAGGACGCCGGACTCTTCCCGTACCTGGCCCGGGAGCATCCCGGGAAGGCCGGCGCCCTCGACCGCCTCGCGGCCGAGCACGCCACCGTCGCCCGCGTCCTCGACGAGCTCCAGGCCCTGCTGGCCCGCCTCGACGAGGCGGATCCGGCGGCGCTGCGGGAGGAGTTCGACCGGCTCGCGCGCGAGTTGGAGGAGCACTTCGCGTACGAGGAGGAACAGGTCCTCCCGCTGCTGCGGGACCCGGCCTGA
- a CDS encoding Lrp/AsnC family transcriptional regulator, giving the protein MGVQVVSPKEPRPPRPATVETTAGAFDPIDRQILDLLQSDGRIKLSELGRRVRLSPAAVTERVRRLESCGAITGYGAQVAPARLGYGIQAFIRVNPHGGYTLKHPRTLELTARPEIREVHHVVGEDCWILKVAVTDTVHLEEILEQTSALGRTTTSIVLSSPVERKPLLPPGP; this is encoded by the coding sequence ATGGGAGTCCAGGTCGTCTCGCCGAAGGAACCACGGCCGCCGCGCCCCGCCACCGTCGAAACGACGGCGGGTGCCTTCGACCCCATCGACCGGCAGATCCTGGACCTGCTCCAGAGCGACGGCCGCATCAAACTCAGCGAGCTCGGCCGCCGCGTCCGTCTCAGCCCCGCCGCCGTCACCGAGCGGGTCCGCCGCCTGGAGTCGTGCGGTGCCATCACCGGATACGGCGCCCAGGTCGCCCCCGCCCGCCTCGGCTACGGCATCCAGGCGTTCATCCGCGTGAACCCGCACGGCGGCTACACCCTCAAGCACCCCCGCACCCTGGAACTCACCGCCCGCCCCGAGATCCGCGAGGTCCACCACGTCGTCGGCGAGGACTGCTGGATCCTCAAGGTCGCCGTGACCGACACCGTCCACCTGGAGGAGATCCTGGAACAGACCTCCGCCCTCGGCCGGACCACCACCTCCATCGTGCTGTCCTCGCCGGTCGAGCGGAAACCGCTGCTGCCGCCCGGCCCTTGA
- a CDS encoding NAD-dependent epimerase/dehydratase family protein: MDVLIIGGNRYFGKRLITRLLDAGHRVTVLNRGSSPAPEGALALRADRNDEAALEKALTGRNFDVVVDQVCYTPRQADIALRVFAGRTRRYVMTSTVEVYEYEDSAAPVAEDALDLAAVPVDLGLPWEDPAFLEEHYGEGKRQAEAVFAAAGAGFPWASVRVAHVLGGADDFTGRIAHYAHRIRAGEPVAVPVVNRPATYVYVEEIAAFLVWAAVEAEFTGPVNAHSHGPLTTADICGEIERLVGGGRTVYREVEVGEVSPFSFTRAYAMDNSRAEGLGFRFSHSSEWLRTALAETVDGAPGSGAGGAGEVSDGGDEGGGGDASGASGVSGAGAEVAV, from the coding sequence ATGGACGTTTTGATCATCGGCGGCAACCGCTATTTCGGAAAGCGCCTCATCACGCGACTGCTCGACGCCGGACATCGGGTGACCGTGCTCAACCGCGGTTCCTCTCCCGCCCCCGAAGGCGCCCTTGCGCTGCGCGCCGACCGGAATGACGAGGCGGCGCTGGAAAAGGCACTCACCGGGCGGAATTTCGACGTCGTGGTCGACCAGGTCTGTTACACCCCGCGGCAGGCGGACATCGCCCTGCGGGTCTTCGCCGGACGGACCCGGCGCTATGTGATGACCTCGACGGTGGAGGTGTACGAGTACGAGGACTCGGCCGCACCCGTCGCCGAGGACGCGCTCGACCTGGCCGCGGTGCCGGTGGACCTCGGGCTGCCGTGGGAGGACCCCGCGTTCCTGGAGGAGCACTACGGGGAGGGGAAGCGACAGGCGGAGGCGGTGTTCGCGGCGGCCGGTGCGGGGTTTCCGTGGGCCTCGGTGCGGGTGGCCCACGTGCTGGGCGGCGCCGACGACTTCACCGGGCGGATCGCGCACTACGCGCACCGGATCCGGGCGGGCGAGCCGGTCGCGGTGCCGGTCGTGAACCGGCCGGCGACCTATGTGTACGTGGAGGAGATCGCCGCGTTCCTGGTGTGGGCGGCCGTCGAGGCGGAATTCACCGGGCCGGTGAACGCGCATTCCCACGGACCGCTCACGACGGCGGACATCTGCGGGGAGATCGAACGCCTCGTGGGCGGCGGCCGGACCGTTTACCGGGAGGTGGAGGTGGGCGAGGTGTCGCCGTTCTCCTTCACCCGCGCGTACGCGATGGACAATTCCCGGGCGGAGGGCCTCGGATTCCGTTTCTCGCATTCCTCGGAATGGCTGCGCACGGCGCTCGCCGAAACGGTCGACGGAGCGCCCGGGAGCGGTGCCGGCGGCGCCGGCGAGGTGAGTGACGGGGGCGACGAGGGCGGCGGGGGCGACGCGAGTGGTGCGAGTGGTGTGAGTGGCGCTGGCGCGGAAGTGGCGGTCTGA
- a CDS encoding aldo/keto reductase, with the protein MRYRLLGDTSVSVIGLGAMPLSIEGRPDEARALATVHAALDAGVTLLDTADSYHPPNGEPGENERLVARALAAYGGDRDAVLVATKGGRGRSADGGWTVDGRPEHLRRAAEDSARRLGLPAIGLYQLHKPDPAVPYAESLGALRELLDAGTIRLAGISNVDREQILLAREILGERLVSVQNRYAPAAREGEPELRLCAELGLAFLPWSPLGGISRSSLDGTSAQEADPHFGAFHRVARARGVSPQRVALAWLLARPGTVVPIPGASRPQTARDSAAAAELALTEQELAELGE; encoded by the coding sequence ATGCGGTACCGCCTGCTCGGCGACACGTCCGTCAGCGTGATCGGGCTCGGCGCGATGCCGCTGTCGATCGAGGGCCGGCCCGACGAGGCCCGCGCCCTCGCCACCGTCCACGCCGCCCTGGACGCGGGCGTCACGCTGCTGGACACGGCCGACTCGTACCACCCGCCGAACGGGGAGCCGGGCGAGAACGAGCGGCTCGTCGCCCGCGCCCTCGCCGCCTACGGCGGCGACCGGGACGCGGTGCTCGTGGCCACCAAGGGCGGGCGCGGCCGGAGCGCCGACGGGGGCTGGACGGTCGACGGCCGCCCGGAGCACCTGCGGCGGGCGGCCGAGGACTCGGCGCGGCGGCTCGGGCTGCCGGCGATCGGCCTCTACCAGCTCCACAAGCCGGACCCGGCCGTCCCCTACGCCGAATCGCTGGGCGCCCTGCGGGAGTTGCTGGACGCGGGCACGATCCGGCTGGCCGGAATCTCCAACGTGGACCGGGAACAGATCCTGCTGGCCCGCGAGATCCTGGGCGAGCGGCTGGTCTCCGTACAGAACCGCTACGCGCCGGCCGCCCGCGAAGGTGAGCCGGAGCTGCGCCTGTGCGCGGAGCTCGGCCTCGCCTTTCTGCCCTGGAGCCCGCTCGGCGGCATCTCCCGCAGCTCCCTCGACGGCACCTCCGCCCAGGAGGCGGATCCCCATTTCGGCGCCTTCCACCGAGTGGCGCGCGCCCGCGGGGTGAGCCCGCAGCGGGTGGCCCTGGCCTGGCTCCTGGCCCGTCCGGGCACGGTCGTCCCGATCCCGGGCGCCAGCCGCCCGCAGACGGCCCGCGACTCGGCCGCGGCCGCGGAACTGGCCTTGACCGAGCAGGAGTTGGCCGAGCTGGGCGAGTGA
- a CDS encoding cation:dicarboxylate symporter family transporter, which produces MDTPEYEEDPVAARRDRTHYLYLAVIGAVLLGIAVGFLAPGVAVELKPLGTGFVNLIKMMISPIIFCTIVLGVGSVRKAAKVGAVGGLALGYFMVMSTVALAIGLLVGNLLEPGSSLHLTKDLAEAGAKQAEGASEGTADFLLGIIPKTLVSAFTEGEVLQTLLVALLAGFALQAMGSAGEPVLRGIGHIQRLVFRILAMIMWAAPVGAFGAIAAVVGATGVDALKSLAVIMIGFYVTCALFVFVVLGALLRLVAGVNILTLLGYLGREFLLILSTSSSESALPRLIAKMEHLGVSKPVVGITVPTGYSFNLDGTAIYLTMASLFVAEAMGDPLSVGEQISLLVFMIIASKGAAGVTGAGLATLAGGLQSHRPELVDGVGLIVGIDRFMSEARALTNFAGNAVATVLVGTWTKEIDKARVSEVLAGRIPFDETTLVDDGHGAPADDSTVPDRRAVLRRAGEGDEKARAGV; this is translated from the coding sequence GTGGACACCCCTGAGTACGAGGAGGACCCCGTGGCCGCACGACGGGACCGCACCCATTATCTGTATCTGGCCGTCATCGGCGCCGTCCTGCTCGGCATCGCCGTGGGCTTCCTGGCGCCCGGAGTCGCCGTCGAGCTCAAGCCGCTCGGCACCGGCTTCGTCAATCTGATCAAGATGATGATCTCGCCGATCATCTTCTGCACGATCGTGCTCGGCGTCGGTTCGGTGCGCAAGGCCGCCAAGGTCGGCGCCGTCGGCGGCCTGGCCCTCGGCTACTTCATGGTGATGTCCACCGTCGCCCTCGCCATCGGCCTGCTCGTCGGCAACCTCCTGGAGCCCGGTTCGAGCCTGCACCTCACCAAGGACCTCGCCGAAGCCGGCGCCAAGCAGGCCGAGGGCGCGAGCGAGGGCACCGCCGACTTCCTCCTCGGCATCATCCCCAAGACCCTGGTCTCCGCGTTCACCGAGGGCGAGGTCCTCCAGACCCTGCTGGTCGCGCTGCTCGCCGGCTTCGCGCTCCAGGCGATGGGCTCGGCCGGTGAGCCGGTCCTGCGCGGCATCGGACACATCCAGCGGCTCGTCTTCCGCATCCTCGCCATGATCATGTGGGCGGCCCCGGTGGGCGCGTTCGGCGCGATCGCCGCCGTGGTCGGCGCGACCGGCGTGGACGCCCTGAAGTCGCTCGCCGTCATCATGATCGGCTTCTACGTCACCTGCGCGCTGTTCGTCTTCGTGGTCCTCGGCGCCCTGCTGCGGCTGGTCGCGGGCGTCAACATCCTCACCCTGCTTGGGTACCTGGGCCGCGAGTTCCTGCTGATCCTGTCGACTTCCTCCTCCGAGTCGGCGCTGCCGCGCCTGATCGCGAAGATGGAGCACCTGGGCGTCAGCAAGCCCGTGGTCGGCATCACCGTACCGACCGGCTACTCCTTCAACCTCGACGGCACCGCGATCTACCTGACGATGGCCTCGCTCTTCGTCGCCGAGGCCATGGGCGACCCGCTGTCCGTCGGCGAACAGATCTCCCTCCTCGTCTTCATGATCATCGCCTCCAAGGGCGCGGCGGGCGTCACCGGCGCCGGTCTCGCCACCCTCGCCGGCGGTCTCCAGTCGCACCGCCCCGAACTGGTCGACGGCGTCGGCCTGATCGTCGGCATCGACCGCTTCATGAGCGAGGCCCGCGCCCTCACCAACTTCGCGGGCAACGCCGTCGCCACCGTCCTCGTCGGCACTTGGACCAAGGAGATCGACAAGGCGCGGGTGAGCGAGGTCCTGGCCGGGCGCATCCCCTTCGACGAGACCACCCTGGTCGACGACGGCCACGGCGCCCCCGCCGACGACTCCACCGTCCCCGACCGGCGCGCGGTCCTGCGACGCGCTGGTGAGGGCGACGAGAAGGCCCGCGCAGGCGTCTGA
- a CDS encoding sensor histidine kinase — translation MRLPLPRPRSLAGQLFAMQVVLVALVVAGCAVFAYVTDRAQAEETARRQSTATATAVAESPAVVAAARSADPTAALQPYAEALRRRSGVTFVVIMAPDGTRWTHPEPEQIGRTYLGHIGPAVRGETFSEIHMGVLGPSVRTVAPVVDPHHRGRVIALVSAGITIEKISEQVREQVTALLGMAGAALALGGAGTYVINARLRRHTKGMNATELSRLHDYHEAALHAVREGLVMLDGQRRIALINDGARELLGLAGADGDDVVGRPAADLGLPASLTGALLASEPRVDELHLTDERVLVVNTRPVVGGERRGTVVTLRDRTELQALSGELDSERGFTEALRSQAHEAANRLHTVVSLIELGRVEEAVGFATAELELAQALTDRVVTAVGEPVLAALLLGKAAQANERGVELVLTEDSRIDDGVLPVSLPSRDLVTILGNLIDNAVEAAGGAAGPDTAPRGGAADPGPPAGPAAAPAARGAGALFEARGDGGRGARVVVTALAQDGELLLRVGDSGPGVRPEDREAVLDRGWSTRGPGRGLGLALVRQAVARASGTLTVARSGLGGAEFTVRLPLGAARPAAPRAGATDGTGPHAVAEVGA, via the coding sequence ATGCGTCTCCCCCTCCCCCGGCCCCGCAGCCTCGCGGGTCAGCTCTTCGCGATGCAGGTCGTGCTGGTGGCCCTCGTCGTCGCGGGGTGCGCGGTCTTCGCGTACGTGACGGACCGCGCCCAGGCCGAGGAGACCGCGCGCCGCCAGTCGACGGCGACCGCCACGGCCGTCGCCGAGTCGCCCGCCGTGGTGGCGGCGGCCCGCTCGGCGGACCCGACGGCCGCGCTCCAGCCGTACGCGGAGGCCCTGCGGCGGCGCTCGGGCGTCACCTTCGTCGTGATCATGGCGCCGGACGGGACGCGCTGGACGCACCCCGAACCGGAGCAGATCGGCCGCACCTACCTCGGGCACATCGGCCCGGCCGTGCGCGGCGAGACCTTCTCCGAGATCCACATGGGGGTGCTCGGTCCTTCGGTGCGCACCGTCGCGCCGGTCGTCGACCCGCACCACCGAGGCCGGGTGATCGCCCTGGTCAGCGCAGGCATCACCATCGAGAAGATCAGCGAGCAGGTGCGCGAGCAGGTCACGGCGCTGCTCGGCATGGCGGGCGCGGCCCTCGCGCTCGGCGGGGCGGGCACGTACGTCATCAACGCCCGGCTGCGCCGGCACACCAAGGGCATGAACGCGACCGAGCTGAGCCGGCTGCACGACTACCACGAGGCCGCGCTGCACGCGGTGCGCGAGGGGCTGGTGATGCTGGACGGGCAGCGCCGGATCGCGCTGATCAACGACGGGGCGCGGGAGCTGCTCGGCCTGGCCGGTGCGGACGGGGACGACGTGGTCGGCCGGCCGGCCGCGGACCTCGGGCTGCCGGCGTCGCTGACCGGGGCGTTGCTCGCCTCGGAGCCCCGGGTGGACGAACTGCACCTGACCGACGAGCGGGTGCTGGTCGTCAACACCCGTCCGGTGGTGGGCGGCGAGCGCCGCGGCACCGTGGTGACCCTGCGCGACCGCACCGAACTCCAGGCGCTCTCCGGGGAACTGGACTCCGAACGCGGCTTCACGGAGGCGCTGCGTTCGCAGGCGCACGAGGCGGCGAACCGGCTCCACACGGTGGTCTCGCTGATCGAACTGGGCCGCGTCGAGGAGGCCGTCGGCTTCGCCACCGCCGAGCTGGAACTGGCCCAGGCCCTCACCGACCGCGTGGTGACCGCCGTCGGCGAACCCGTCCTCGCCGCCCTCCTGCTCGGCAAGGCGGCCCAGGCCAACGAGCGGGGCGTGGAGCTGGTCCTGACCGAGGACAGCCGCATCGACGACGGTGTCCTGCCGGTGTCCCTGCCCTCCCGCGACCTGGTGACGATCCTCGGCAACCTCATCGACAACGCGGTGGAGGCGGCGGGCGGGGCCGCCGGCCCGGACACGGCGCCCCGGGGCGGCGCGGCGGACCCGGGTCCGCCGGCCGGCCCGGCCGCGGCGCCCGCCGCGCGGGGTGCCGGGGCGCTCTTCGAGGCGCGGGGGGACGGCGGCAGGGGTGCGCGGGTCGTCGTGACCGCGCTCGCGCAGGACGGTGAGCTGCTGCTCCGGGTCGGCGACAGCGGGCCGGGCGTGCGCCCCGAGGACCGGGAGGCGGTCCTCGACCGGGGCTGGTCGACCCGTGGACCCGGGCGGGGGCTCGGCCTCGCCCTGGTGCGGCAGGCCGTCGCACGGGCGTCGGGCACCCTGACCGTCGCGCGCTCCGGCCTGGGCGGGGCGGAGTTCACGGTCCGGCTTCCGCTCGGCGCCGCCCGGCCGGCCGCCCCGCGTGCCGGGGCCACGGACGGCACCGGCCCGCACGCCGTCGCGGAGGTGGGGGCATGA
- a CDS encoding response regulator yields the protein MSGAGRDIRVLVVEDDPVAADAHALYAGRVDGFAVVGVAHSRAAAVRGLERTPVDLILLDLYLPDGHGLQLLRSLRAAGHAADVIAVTSARDLAIVREGVSLGVVQYVLKPFTFATLRDRLARYAEFRATAGEASGQDEVDRALATLRAPQPAALPKGLSGPTLEAVTRSLRAAPEGLTAAEAGAAVGISRITARRYLEHLVTAGRAARAPQYGQIGRPELQYRWLSAGEGPSRGY from the coding sequence ATGAGCGGGGCCGGACGGGACATCCGGGTGCTCGTGGTCGAGGACGACCCCGTCGCCGCCGACGCGCACGCCCTGTACGCGGGGCGGGTGGACGGCTTCGCGGTGGTGGGCGTGGCGCACTCGCGGGCGGCGGCCGTGCGGGGGCTGGAACGGACGCCGGTGGACCTGATCCTGCTCGACCTCTATCTGCCGGACGGTCACGGCCTCCAGCTGCTGCGGTCCCTGCGCGCCGCCGGGCACGCGGCCGACGTGATCGCGGTGACCTCGGCGCGCGACCTGGCGATCGTGCGGGAGGGCGTGTCCCTCGGGGTCGTGCAGTACGTCCTGAAGCCGTTCACCTTCGCCACCCTGCGCGACCGCCTCGCCCGCTACGCCGAGTTCCGGGCGACGGCCGGCGAGGCGTCGGGGCAGGACGAGGTGGACCGGGCGCTCGCGACCCTGCGCGCCCCCCAGCCCGCGGCGCTGCCCAAGGGGCTGAGCGGCCCGACCCTGGAGGCGGTGACCCGTTCGCTGCGCGCGGCCCCCGAGGGCCTGACGGCGGCGGAGGCGGGCGCGGCCGTCGGGATCTCCCGGATCACCGCCCGGCGCTACCTGGAGCACCTGGTCACCGCCGGCCGGGCGGCCCGCGCCCCGCAGTACGGACAGATAGGGCGGCCCGAGCTCCAGTACCGGTGGCTCAGCGCGGGCGAGGGCCCCTCCCGCGGTTACTGA
- a CDS encoding helix-turn-helix domain-containing protein: protein MGPEHVAYGLRVQYGLYVDPETVVAWERGRLTPTSQELTALAGVLWCSPAELLAAATTLREHRMARGLAPEDLARRVGLDPAAYLRMEESGRWRGNERQTAALADLLGLGPRALLTATGGDEQLADLLRDAATTRWQAYVKPVTKLLPLPKRTVEDALQRLHTDYHSTMAATSSWGASGATGDTGRAYLDEITDHFWAAVGP, encoded by the coding sequence ATGGGCCCCGAACACGTCGCCTACGGCCTGCGGGTCCAGTACGGCCTGTACGTCGACCCCGAGACCGTCGTCGCCTGGGAACGCGGCCGGCTCACCCCCACCTCGCAGGAGCTGACCGCCCTGGCCGGCGTGCTGTGGTGTTCCCCCGCCGAACTCCTCGCCGCCGCCACGACCCTGCGGGAGCACCGGATGGCCCGGGGCCTCGCCCCGGAGGACCTGGCCCGGCGGGTGGGCCTGGACCCGGCCGCGTACCTGCGCATGGAGGAGTCGGGGCGCTGGCGCGGCAACGAGCGCCAGACCGCCGCCCTCGCCGACCTCCTCGGCCTCGGCCCGCGCGCGCTGCTCACCGCGACCGGCGGCGACGAGCAGCTCGCCGATCTGCTGCGCGACGCGGCGACGACCCGCTGGCAGGCGTATGTGAAACCGGTGACGAAGCTGCTGCCGCTGCCGAAGCGGACCGTGGAGGACGCCCTCCAGCGCCTGCACACCGACTACCACTCCACGATGGCCGCCACCAGCAGCTGGGGCGCCTCGGGTGCGACGGGTGACACGGGCCGTGCCTACCTGGACGAGATCACGGACCACTTCTGGGCCGCCGTCGGCCCGTAG